In Agromyces sp. SYSU T00194, a genomic segment contains:
- a CDS encoding Mrp/NBP35 family ATP-binding protein: MPGADGRDDTVVGRVLRALDGVLDPEIRRPVTELDMIGDVRESGERVAVDVKLTIVGCPAADRIERDVRTAAESVVGPGRADVALSVMTPEERRALTEKLQAGRPKRGIPFDAESLTRVYAVTSGKGGVGKSTLTANLAVALARRGLAVGVLDADVHGFSIPGILGLVDDEGRAPRPTRVDEMILPPVAHDVKVVSIGMFVDDAQAAVAWRGPMLHRTIQQFLTDVYWGDLDVLLLDLPPGTGDVAISVGQLLPHADVLVVTTPQPAAADVAERSGSVARQTGQRVHGVIENMAGLAQPDGTVLQVFGEGGGREVAERLSRGQDEPVPLLASVPLSIALREGGDAGEPVVVAAPDDPAAVAIDRVAAGLAARPRSLQGRRLGVRVR; encoded by the coding sequence ATGCCGGGAGCTGACGGCCGCGACGACACCGTCGTCGGGCGCGTCCTGCGTGCGCTCGACGGGGTGCTCGACCCCGAGATCCGGCGGCCGGTCACGGAGCTCGACATGATCGGCGACGTGCGCGAGTCGGGCGAGCGCGTCGCGGTCGACGTGAAGCTCACGATCGTCGGATGCCCCGCGGCCGACCGCATCGAGCGCGACGTGCGCACCGCCGCCGAGTCCGTCGTCGGTCCGGGCCGCGCCGACGTCGCGCTGTCGGTGATGACGCCGGAGGAGCGTCGCGCACTGACGGAGAAGCTGCAGGCGGGGCGCCCGAAGCGCGGCATCCCGTTCGACGCCGAGTCGCTCACGCGCGTGTACGCGGTCACCAGCGGCAAGGGCGGCGTGGGCAAGTCGACGCTCACGGCGAACCTCGCGGTCGCGCTCGCGCGACGCGGCCTGGCCGTGGGCGTGCTCGACGCGGACGTGCACGGGTTCTCGATCCCCGGCATCCTCGGGCTCGTCGACGACGAGGGCCGGGCGCCCCGGCCGACCCGGGTCGACGAGATGATCCTGCCGCCGGTCGCGCACGACGTGAAGGTCGTCTCGATCGGCATGTTCGTCGACGACGCGCAGGCCGCCGTCGCATGGCGGGGCCCGATGCTGCACCGCACCATCCAGCAGTTCCTCACCGACGTCTACTGGGGCGACCTCGACGTGCTGTTGCTCGACCTCCCGCCCGGCACGGGCGACGTGGCGATCTCGGTGGGCCAGCTGCTCCCCCACGCCGACGTGCTCGTCGTGACGACCCCGCAGCCCGCGGCCGCCGACGTGGCCGAGCGCAGCGGCTCCGTCGCCCGCCAGACCGGGCAGCGCGTGCACGGCGTGATCGAGAACATGGCGGGGCTCGCCCAGCCCGACGGCACGGTGCTGCAGGTGTTCGGCGAAGGCGGCGGCCGCGAGGTCGCCGAGCGGCTCTCGCGCGGCCAGGACGAGCCTGTGCCGCTGCTCGCGTCGGTGCCGCTCTCGATCGCGCTCCGCGAGGGCGGCGACGCCGGGGAGCCCGTCGTGGTCGCCGCGCCGGACGACCCCGCTGCGGTCGCGATCGACCGGGTCGCGGCGGGGCTCGCCGCGCGGCCGAGGTCGCTGCAGGGCCGCCGACTCGGGGTGCGGGTGCGCTGA
- a CDS encoding TIGR02611 family protein: MVTELELRREIAAGEDPERPIRRVLRRARAWIERHPRLRFAYRFAIGAIGALVVVAGVILMPLPGPGTLVFFLGFAILGTEFAWAARIAAWVKRMVDAVLAWWRARRATAQGA, from the coding sequence ATGGTCACCGAGCTCGAGCTGCGTCGCGAGATCGCGGCGGGGGAGGACCCCGAGCGCCCCATCCGTCGCGTGCTGCGCCGCGCGCGCGCCTGGATCGAGCGGCACCCGCGACTCCGGTTCGCCTACCGGTTCGCGATCGGCGCGATCGGCGCGCTCGTCGTCGTCGCCGGGGTCATCCTGATGCCGCTGCCCGGCCCGGGCACGCTCGTGTTCTTCCTCGGGTTCGCCATCCTCGGCACCGAGTTCGCGTGGGCGGCGCGCATCGCCGCCTGGGTGAAGCGCATGGTCGACGCGGTGCTCGCCTGGTGGCGCGCGCGCCGCGCGACGGCGCAGGGGGCGTAG
- a CDS encoding aminopeptidase P family protein, which produces MSTNSTDTSTTDAAEQTEAGRDTNRSTTPGSEGFKEYIGSGWAERADVAPPARESAAPAALRRAAVSAQHPGQRLIIPAGDMKQRSNDTDYPFRAHSAFAHLTGWGADSEPGAVLVLEPAADGHDATVYFRERAGRDSEEFYANPAIGEFWIGPRPSLGHVSADLGVATRGLDDFDAVIAAVDTDTVVVREADAAITERVDHARIRYAAERAVSHNASDAPFSLEVGEEHEPDAALARTCSELRLVKDDYEIGQMRLAIAATRRGFDDVLASLPRAASEQRGERVIEGAFQARARLDGNDVGYGSIAAAGPHATVLHWTRNDGPVAPGDLVLLDAGVELDSYYTADITRTFPVNGTFSEVQRRVYEAVREAADAAFAVARPGAIFREVHAAAMQVIARRTAEWGLLPVSAEESLQPENQFHRRYMVHGTSHHLGMDVHDCAQARRELYMDGVLEEGMVFTIEPGLYFQPDDLTVPAEYRGIGVRIEDDVLVTASGVENLSAAFPRTADEVEAWVREVVGTD; this is translated from the coding sequence ATGTCCACGAACTCCACCGACACCAGCACCACCGACGCCGCCGAGCAGACCGAGGCGGGCCGCGACACCAACCGGTCGACGACGCCCGGCTCGGAGGGGTTCAAGGAGTACATCGGCTCGGGCTGGGCCGAACGCGCCGACGTCGCGCCGCCCGCACGCGAGTCCGCCGCGCCCGCGGCCCTGCGCCGAGCCGCGGTCTCGGCGCAGCACCCGGGCCAGCGCCTCATCATCCCGGCCGGCGACATGAAGCAGCGCTCGAACGACACCGACTACCCGTTCCGCGCCCACTCCGCGTTCGCGCACCTCACCGGGTGGGGCGCCGACTCCGAGCCCGGTGCCGTGCTCGTGCTCGAGCCGGCGGCCGACGGCCACGACGCCACCGTGTACTTCCGCGAGCGCGCCGGCCGCGACTCGGAGGAGTTCTACGCGAACCCGGCGATCGGCGAGTTCTGGATCGGGCCGCGCCCGTCGCTCGGGCACGTCTCCGCCGACCTCGGCGTGGCGACGCGCGGGCTCGACGACTTCGACGCCGTGATCGCCGCCGTCGACACCGACACCGTCGTGGTCCGCGAGGCCGACGCCGCCATCACCGAGCGGGTGGACCACGCCCGCATCCGCTACGCCGCAGAGCGCGCCGTCTCGCACAACGCGTCCGACGCGCCGTTCAGCCTCGAGGTCGGCGAGGAGCACGAGCCGGATGCCGCGCTGGCGCGCACGTGCTCGGAGCTGCGACTCGTGAAGGACGACTACGAGATCGGGCAGATGCGCCTCGCGATCGCCGCCACGCGTCGCGGCTTCGACGACGTGCTCGCCTCGCTCCCCCGCGCGGCCTCCGAGCAGCGCGGCGAGCGGGTCATCGAGGGTGCGTTCCAGGCCCGCGCCCGCCTCGACGGCAACGACGTCGGCTACGGCTCGATCGCGGCGGCCGGCCCGCACGCCACGGTGCTGCACTGGACGCGCAACGACGGACCCGTCGCCCCCGGCGACCTCGTGCTGCTCGACGCGGGCGTCGAGCTCGACAGCTACTACACCGCCGACATCACCCGCACCTTCCCGGTGAACGGCACCTTCTCCGAGGTGCAGCGCCGGGTCTACGAGGCGGTGCGCGAGGCGGCCGACGCCGCGTTCGCCGTGGCGAGGCCCGGGGCGATCTTCCGCGAGGTGCACGCCGCCGCGATGCAGGTCATCGCGCGCCGCACCGCCGAGTGGGGCCTGCTGCCGGTGTCGGCCGAGGAGTCGCTGCAGCCCGAGAACCAGTTCCACCGGCGCTACATGGTGCACGGCACGAGCCACCACCTCGGCATGGACGTGCACGACTGCGCCCAGGCGCGCCGCGAGCTCTACATGGACGGCGTGCTCGAGGAGGGCATGGTCTTCACGATCGAGCCGGGCCTGTACTTCCAGCCGGACGACCTCACCGTGCCCGCCGAGTACCGCGGCATCGGCGTGCGCATCGAGGACGACGTGCTCGTCACCGCCTCCGGCGTCGAGAACCTGTCGGCGGCGTTCCCGCGCACGGCCGACGAGGTCGAGGCGTGGGTGCGCGAGGTCGTCGGCACCGACTGA
- a CDS encoding magnesium transporter MgtE N-terminal domain-containing protein: protein MSASRVFVARLAGCAVFDPAGDRVGKVRDVLVVYRKDDPPRVVGLIVEIPGKRRVFVSIGRVTSISSNQIITTGIINMRRFEQRGGEVRLIAEMFGRQVDFDDGSGEATIEDVAIEEHAQGEWDVSQLLVRRRKTSASPFARGATAFVGWGEVSERSGAGQQQSAEHLIAAYSELKPADLANTMLELPADRRREVAAELPDGRLADALEEMPEADQVELLATLGDERAADVLDHMQPDDAADLIAQLPQERGEQLLDLMEPEEADDVRFLLSYEADTAGGLMTTEPIIVSADATVAEGLALIRRHELPPALGAAVCVTMPPHEPPTGRFLGLVHFQRMLRYPPNERLGALIDQGLEPVSADTSAAEVSRILASYDLVSVPVVDERNRLLGVVTIDDVLDYLLPDDWRSHPDEDDDVRQRAAIRQQMLTGSIPIQTGRRTRRRTDGTR, encoded by the coding sequence GTGAGCGCCTCGAGAGTCTTCGTCGCCCGACTTGCCGGGTGCGCCGTGTTCGACCCCGCCGGCGATCGCGTGGGGAAGGTGCGCGACGTGCTCGTCGTCTACCGCAAGGACGATCCGCCGCGGGTGGTGGGGCTGATCGTGGAGATCCCGGGCAAGCGCCGGGTCTTCGTGTCGATCGGCCGCGTCACCAGCATCTCGAGCAACCAGATCATCACGACCGGCATCATCAACATGCGCCGGTTCGAGCAGCGCGGCGGCGAGGTGCGCCTGATCGCCGAGATGTTCGGCCGCCAGGTCGACTTCGACGACGGCTCCGGCGAGGCGACGATCGAGGACGTCGCCATCGAGGAGCACGCGCAGGGCGAGTGGGACGTCTCCCAGCTGCTCGTGCGCCGCCGCAAGACGAGCGCGTCGCCGTTCGCCCGCGGCGCGACCGCGTTCGTCGGCTGGGGCGAGGTGAGCGAGCGCTCCGGCGCCGGCCAGCAGCAGTCGGCCGAGCACCTGATCGCGGCGTACTCCGAGCTGAAGCCCGCCGACCTCGCGAACACCATGCTCGAGCTCCCCGCCGACCGCCGCCGCGAGGTCGCCGCCGAACTGCCCGACGGTCGCCTCGCCGACGCGCTCGAGGAGATGCCCGAGGCCGACCAGGTGGAGCTGCTCGCCACGCTCGGCGACGAGCGCGCCGCCGACGTGCTCGACCACATGCAGCCCGACGACGCCGCCGACCTGATCGCACAGCTGCCCCAGGAGCGCGGCGAGCAGCTGCTCGACCTGATGGAGCCCGAGGAGGCCGACGACGTGCGGTTCCTCCTCTCCTACGAGGCCGACACCGCGGGCGGGCTCATGACCACCGAGCCGATCATCGTCTCGGCCGACGCGACGGTCGCCGAGGGGCTCGCGCTCATCCGCCGGCACGAGCTGCCGCCGGCGCTCGGCGCCGCGGTGTGCGTCACGATGCCGCCGCACGAGCCGCCCACGGGCCGATTCCTCGGCCTCGTGCACTTCCAGCGGATGCTGCGCTACCCTCCGAACGAGCGCCTCGGCGCCCTCATCGACCAGGGCCTCGAGCCCGTCAGCGCCGACACGTCGGCCGCCGAGGTCAGCCGCATCCTCGCCAGCTACGACCTCGTGTCGGTGCCCGTCGTCGACGAGCGCAACCGCCTGCTGGGGGTGGTCACGATCGACGACGTGCTCGACTACCTGCTGCCCGACGACTGGCGGTCGCATCCCGACGAGGACGACGACGTGCGCCAGCGCGCCGCAATCCGCCAGCAGATGCTGACCGGCAGCATCCCGATCCAGACCGGACGCCGCACGCGGAGGAGGACCGATGGCACGCGCTGA
- a CDS encoding pyridoxal phosphate-dependent decarboxylase family protein yields the protein MTDTAIPTAEEVLARLDALRATDAPTHGGRVLSYVYDSGRPELDELAARAARAVQPVNGLDPTTFGSVAVMERELVGFAREAFHAGDDVVGTVTSGGTESCILAVKTARDAWRARGGTGTPRLVAPTTVHAAFRKAAHLLGLDLDAVPVDPATGAPEASAMAARLGPDVALAVVSAPSYPFATLDPVAEVAAAALEHGVDLHVDACIGGFALAFWPTGVAPWDFRVPGVTSLSADLHKYGYAPKGASVLLQRGRDRQRLQYFATTEWSGYPVVNPTLLGSKPAGPLAAAWAIVQVLGADGFAELSAQAARATSALVDAVGAIEGLRVVGAPTGPLLAVATDPEAPEAQRVDPHRWADAVRARGWQLQLQPGYLQPDGVALPRTTHLTVTPVTESTLAGLLPALAAAADDVRGQPGLDGAALLDGLGGAAALGALDGGIDSDTAAGLLAGLGLIGGDGPAVPESLAPVLALVEVLPAPLAERLLVELLGRLVEPA from the coding sequence GTGACCGACACCGCCATCCCCACCGCCGAGGAGGTGCTCGCGCGCCTGGACGCCCTGCGCGCGACCGACGCGCCGACCCACGGCGGGCGCGTGCTCTCGTACGTGTACGACTCCGGCCGCCCCGAGCTCGACGAGCTCGCCGCGCGCGCGGCACGCGCCGTGCAGCCGGTGAACGGACTGGACCCGACCACCTTCGGGTCGGTGGCGGTGATGGAGCGCGAGCTCGTGGGCTTCGCCCGCGAGGCGTTCCACGCCGGCGACGACGTGGTCGGCACGGTCACCTCGGGCGGCACCGAGAGCTGCATCCTCGCCGTCAAGACCGCCCGCGACGCCTGGCGTGCGCGCGGCGGCACCGGCACGCCCCGGCTCGTCGCCCCGACCACGGTGCACGCGGCCTTCCGCAAGGCCGCGCACCTGCTCGGGCTGGACCTCGACGCGGTGCCGGTCGATCCGGCGACCGGCGCGCCCGAGGCATCCGCCATGGCCGCCCGCCTCGGCCCCGACGTCGCCCTCGCCGTCGTGAGCGCGCCGTCGTACCCGTTCGCGACGCTCGACCCGGTCGCGGAGGTCGCCGCCGCCGCGCTCGAGCACGGCGTCGACCTGCACGTGGACGCGTGCATCGGCGGATTCGCCCTCGCCTTCTGGCCGACCGGGGTGGCGCCGTGGGACTTCCGCGTGCCGGGCGTGACGAGCCTCTCGGCCGACCTGCACAAGTACGGCTACGCGCCGAAGGGCGCGAGCGTGCTGCTCCAGCGCGGACGCGATCGCCAGCGCCTGCAGTACTTCGCCACGACCGAGTGGTCGGGCTACCCGGTCGTGAACCCGACCCTGCTCGGTTCCAAGCCCGCGGGCCCGCTCGCGGCCGCGTGGGCGATCGTGCAGGTGCTCGGCGCCGACGGGTTCGCCGAGCTGTCGGCCCAGGCCGCGCGTGCCACGTCGGCGCTGGTCGACGCGGTGGGCGCGATCGAGGGGCTCCGCGTCGTCGGCGCACCGACCGGGCCGCTGCTGGCGGTCGCGACCGACCCCGAGGCGCCCGAGGCGCAGCGGGTCGACCCGCACCGCTGGGCCGATGCCGTGCGGGCCCGCGGCTGGCAGCTGCAGCTGCAGCCCGGCTACCTGCAGCCCGACGGCGTCGCCCTGCCGCGCACCACGCACCTCACGGTGACGCCCGTCACGGAATCGACGCTCGCGGGCCTGCTCCCCGCCCTCGCGGCTGCGGCAGACGACGTGCGCGGCCAGCCCGGGCTCGACGGCGCCGCGCTGCTGGACGGGCTCGGCGGAGCGGCGGCGCTCGGGGCGCTCGACGGCGGGATCGACTCCGACACGGCGGCGGGGCTGCTCGCCGGACTCGGACTCATCGGCGGCGACGGCCCGGCCGTGCCCGAGTCGCTGGCGCCCGTGCTCGCGCTCGTCGAGGTACTGCCCGCGCCGCTGGCGGAGCGACTCCTCGTCGAACTGCTGGGGCGCTTGGTCGAGCCCGCCTGA
- a CDS encoding PHP domain-containing protein, giving the protein MPRLDRPAGGFDLHTHSSVSDGTQEPAELVAEAALVGLDGIALTDHDSTAGWDAAREAARAHGIALLPGMELSTREQFASVHLLGYLVDPEHEALRAETARIREGRRTRAEAIVEAIAHDYALTWDDVLAQATEGATIGRPHIADALVARGHVPTRSDAFAGILHWRSGYARPHYAPDPLTGVRLIRAAGGVPVLAHPGTRGDGEVIAPKRLRQLVDAGLFGLEIDHPENHEANKRALRALADRFGLAVTGSSDYHGTGKPNRLGELTTAPEVVERIIAEGTGTEPVLPG; this is encoded by the coding sequence ATGCCCCGCCTGGACCGTCCCGCCGGCGGCTTCGACCTGCACACGCACTCGAGCGTGTCCGACGGCACGCAGGAGCCCGCGGAGCTCGTCGCGGAGGCCGCGCTCGTCGGCCTCGACGGCATCGCGCTGACCGACCACGACTCCACCGCGGGGTGGGATGCGGCGCGCGAGGCGGCCCGTGCGCACGGCATCGCGCTGCTGCCGGGCATGGAGCTGTCGACGCGCGAGCAGTTCGCGAGCGTGCACCTGCTGGGCTACCTCGTCGACCCCGAGCACGAGGCGCTGCGCGCCGAGACCGCGCGCATCCGCGAGGGCCGGCGCACGCGGGCGGAGGCGATCGTCGAGGCGATCGCGCACGACTACGCACTCACCTGGGACGACGTGCTCGCGCAGGCGACCGAGGGCGCCACGATCGGCCGCCCGCACATCGCCGACGCGCTCGTCGCACGCGGCCACGTGCCGACGCGGTCGGACGCCTTCGCGGGCATCCTGCACTGGCGCTCCGGATACGCCCGACCGCACTACGCGCCCGATCCGCTCACGGGGGTGCGGCTCATCCGCGCGGCGGGCGGGGTGCCCGTGCTCGCGCACCCGGGCACGCGCGGCGACGGCGAGGTCATCGCGCCGAAGCGGCTGCGCCAGCTCGTCGACGCCGGGCTGTTCGGCCTCGAGATCGACCACCCCGAGAACCACGAGGCGAACAAGCGCGCACTGCGCGCGCTCGCCGACCGGTTCGGCCTCGCCGTCACCGGGTCGAGCGACTACCACGGCACGGGCAAGCCCAACCGGCTCGGGGAGCTCACCACCGCACCCGAGGTCGTCGAGCGGATCATCGCCGAGGGCACCGGTACGGAGCCCGTGCTCCCGGGCTGA
- a CDS encoding general stress protein has protein sequence MTNPRMLGGRGTKFPTVPKGDEAASFETYAEAQAAVDRLAHEDFPVKQLAIVGTDLMSIERVTGRMSYGRAAGAGALSGLWFGMFLGLLFFIFSPSDQSFGVLFAALLLGAGFGMLFGLVTYSINRRRRDFTSVMQVAAGRYALIVDPGLGARAREILGTDASPPPPAPEPTRPRTFGDATDAARDAAATPRPRPAYGELAEPDETPEASEAAPDEPAGPEAGDVAGAPDEPAARDR, from the coding sequence GTGACGAATCCGAGGATGCTGGGCGGCCGCGGCACGAAGTTCCCCACGGTGCCGAAGGGCGACGAGGCGGCGAGCTTCGAGACCTACGCCGAGGCGCAGGCCGCCGTCGACCGGCTCGCGCACGAGGACTTCCCGGTGAAGCAGCTCGCGATCGTCGGCACCGACCTGATGAGCATCGAGCGCGTCACGGGTCGCATGAGCTACGGCCGCGCCGCCGGGGCCGGTGCGCTGTCGGGCCTCTGGTTCGGCATGTTCCTCGGCCTGCTCTTCTTCATCTTCTCGCCGAGCGACCAGTCGTTCGGCGTGCTCTTCGCGGCACTGCTGCTGGGTGCCGGCTTCGGCATGCTGTTCGGGCTCGTGACGTACTCCATCAACCGCCGCCGTCGCGACTTCACGTCGGTGATGCAGGTCGCCGCGGGCCGCTACGCCCTGATCGTCGACCCGGGCCTCGGCGCGCGAGCGCGCGAGATCCTGGGCACGGATGCCTCCCCGCCGCCGCCGGCCCCGGAGCCCACGCGGCCGCGTACCTTCGGCGACGCGACCGACGCGGCCCGCGATGCCGCCGCGACCCCGCGGCCGCGGCCCGCGTACGGCGAGCTCGCCGAGCCCGACGAGACGCCCGAGGCGTCCGAAGCGGCGCCTGACGAGCCTGCCGGGCCGGAGGCCGGCGATGTCGCCGGCGCCCCGGACGAGCCGGCCGCGCGCGACCGGTGA
- a CDS encoding endonuclease/exonuclease/phosphatase family protein — protein sequence MSRLLLVLAVLGAAAAAAVFTWPQGFGLQTEWIVSHVVALRGLAVVGALACCVLLLLVSATHQLRALSAGLIVVLAAYAVANAGIIAMRGTSGTPVASGPDTITVLSWNTLGEVPDADTIAQLALDTGADIVSLPETTEPLGEEVAIAMREGGNPMWVNTIAFDVIAKARSTTLLISPDLGDYEVVSAVGTGPPGNTNTLPTVVAKPVDGDGPTIVAAHAVAPIRWEMRNWRSDLEWLATQCASGSVIMAGDFNATVDHFAGHGVDGGDLGQCRDAALQAGAAGVGTWPTDLPDLLGSPIDHVLATSDWSVEGFEVLGELDDSGSDHRPIVAELARR from the coding sequence GTGTCCCGGCTGCTCCTCGTCCTCGCCGTGCTCGGCGCCGCCGCCGCAGCAGCGGTGTTCACGTGGCCGCAGGGGTTCGGCCTGCAGACCGAGTGGATCGTCTCGCACGTCGTCGCGCTCCGCGGGCTCGCCGTCGTCGGCGCGCTGGCGTGCTGCGTCCTGCTCCTGCTGGTCAGTGCGACGCACCAGCTGCGTGCCCTCAGCGCGGGGCTGATCGTGGTGCTCGCCGCGTACGCCGTCGCGAACGCAGGGATCATCGCCATGCGCGGCACGTCGGGCACGCCGGTGGCGTCCGGCCCCGACACGATCACGGTGCTGTCCTGGAACACGCTCGGCGAGGTGCCCGACGCCGACACGATCGCGCAGCTCGCACTCGACACCGGCGCCGACATCGTGTCGCTGCCGGAGACGACCGAGCCGCTCGGCGAGGAGGTCGCGATCGCGATGCGCGAGGGCGGCAACCCGATGTGGGTGAACACGATCGCGTTCGACGTCATCGCGAAGGCGCGCTCGACGACCCTGCTGATCTCCCCCGACCTCGGCGACTACGAGGTCGTCTCGGCGGTCGGCACCGGCCCGCCCGGCAACACGAACACGCTGCCGACGGTCGTCGCGAAGCCCGTCGACGGCGACGGCCCGACGATCGTCGCGGCCCACGCGGTCGCGCCGATCCGCTGGGAGATGCGCAACTGGCGCAGCGACCTGGAGTGGCTCGCCACGCAGTGCGCGTCGGGCAGCGTGATCATGGCGGGCGACTTCAACGCCACGGTCGACCACTTCGCGGGGCACGGCGTCGACGGCGGCGACCTCGGGCAGTGCCGCGACGCCGCCCTGCAGGCGGGCGCAGCGGGCGTCGGCACCTGGCCGACCGACCTGCCCGACCTGCTCGGCAGCCCGATCGACCACGTGCTCGCGACCTCGGACTGGAGCGTCGAGGGCTTCGAGGTGCTCGGCGAGCTCGACGACTCGGGCAGCGACCACCGGCCGATCGTGGCGGAGCTCGCCCGGCGCTGA
- a CDS encoding MFS transporter — protein MTATERPSGRATTIRYAVGSIGTGGFGTLPGLVLVYYLTDTLGVAALLAGAIVTVAKIWDVVIDPVIGFRSDRTLARTGSRRGPMLLGAVALPVCFLLTFAVPAGLAPGLSAAWVLVAFILTATAFSLFQVPYIALPAEIAHGYDARTRLLTWRVVVLSASILLFGAGAPALRRVGGDEYTGYLVMALVAGLVIGAGLFVASFTAPRGLPVTDASGPAPRGSAWRGVREQYAAGVRVLRRSAPFRALLSTFVLQALATGLMLAAANYVAVQVLHSDDALTFLFLALIGPALLMAPAWGAVSRRVGKERAFAWASIVFAVATLSLTPMLFAPGAWVYLPVAVAGAAYAGMQSLPMAMLPDVVSVDAAAHGDGSAGTFGGVWTAGETAGMALGASALTVVLAVTGYVESVGGQVVTQSPEAVAGIAIAFSIVPAALAFASLATLGRYRLRRTDIERAVRAQEEAER, from the coding sequence ATGACCGCGACGGAACGGCCCTCGGGCAGGGCGACGACCATCCGCTATGCGGTCGGCTCGATCGGCACCGGGGGCTTCGGCACGCTCCCCGGGCTGGTGCTCGTCTACTACCTCACCGACACCCTGGGCGTGGCCGCGCTGCTCGCCGGTGCCATCGTCACCGTCGCGAAGATCTGGGACGTCGTCATCGACCCCGTCATCGGGTTCCGCTCCGACCGCACGCTGGCGCGCACCGGCAGCCGGCGCGGCCCGATGCTGCTCGGCGCGGTCGCCCTGCCGGTCTGCTTCCTGCTCACCTTCGCGGTGCCGGCGGGCCTCGCACCCGGATTGTCGGCCGCCTGGGTGCTGGTCGCGTTCATCCTGACGGCGACGGCGTTCTCGCTGTTCCAGGTGCCGTACATCGCGCTGCCGGCCGAGATCGCGCACGGCTACGACGCGCGCACGCGCCTGCTCACCTGGCGCGTGGTGGTGCTGAGCGCGTCGATCCTGCTGTTCGGAGCGGGCGCCCCCGCGCTGCGGCGCGTCGGCGGCGACGAGTACACGGGCTACCTCGTCATGGCGCTGGTCGCGGGGCTCGTGATCGGGGCGGGCCTGTTCGTCGCGAGCTTCACGGCGCCGCGGGGGCTGCCGGTGACGGATGCCTCCGGGCCCGCGCCGCGCGGATCCGCCTGGCGCGGCGTCCGCGAGCAGTACGCCGCGGGCGTGCGCGTGCTGCGCCGCAGCGCGCCCTTCCGCGCGCTGCTGTCGACCTTCGTGCTGCAGGCGCTCGCGACGGGACTCATGCTCGCCGCCGCGAACTACGTCGCGGTCCAGGTGCTGCACTCCGACGACGCGCTCACCTTCCTCTTCCTCGCGCTGATCGGCCCGGCCCTGCTCATGGCGCCCGCGTGGGGCGCGGTCTCGCGCCGCGTCGGCAAGGAGCGCGCCTTCGCCTGGGCGAGCATCGTGTTCGCCGTCGCGACGCTGTCGCTGACCCCGATGCTGTTCGCACCGGGCGCGTGGGTCTACCTGCCCGTCGCGGTCGCGGGCGCCGCGTACGCCGGCATGCAGTCGCTGCCCATGGCGATGCTGCCCGACGTCGTCTCGGTCGACGCGGCCGCCCACGGCGACGGCAGCGCGGGCACCTTCGGCGGCGTGTGGACGGCGGGCGAGACCGCCGGCATGGCGCTCGGCGCGAGCGCGCTCACGGTCGTGCTCGCGGTGACCGGGTACGTCGAGTCCGTCGGCGGCCAGGTCGTGACCCAGTCCCCGGAGGCCGTCGCGGGCATCGCGATCGCCTTCAGCATCGTGCCCGCAGCCCTCGCCTTCGCGAGCCTCGCGACGCTCGGCCGCTACCGGCTGCGCCGCACCGACATCGAACGCGCCGTCCGGGCGCAGGAGGAGGCCGAACGGTGA
- a CDS encoding DUF1003 domain-containing protein encodes MARADRSASRTDANRAATPARDRRDRDRFGRFTEWVARGMGTPWFLLGLTLFVLLWMTWNTIAPASLQFDRADYGFIALTLVLSLQASYAAPLILLAQNRQDDRDRVQIEQDRQRAERNLADTEYLAREVVALRLAMSDMASKDFIRSELRAMLDELDARERAGEDEHAGS; translated from the coding sequence ATGGCACGCGCTGACCGCTCCGCCTCGCGCACCGACGCCAACCGCGCCGCCACGCCCGCGCGCGACCGGCGCGACCGCGACCGCTTCGGCCGCTTCACCGAGTGGGTGGCCCGCGGCATGGGCACGCCCTGGTTCCTGCTCGGGCTCACGCTGTTCGTCCTGCTCTGGATGACGTGGAACACGATCGCCCCGGCGAGCCTGCAGTTCGACCGCGCCGACTACGGGTTCATCGCCCTGACGCTCGTGCTCTCGCTGCAGGCGTCGTACGCCGCGCCGCTCATCCTGCTCGCGCAGAACCGGCAGGACGACCGCGACCGGGTGCAGATCGAGCAGGACCGCCAGCGCGCCGAGCGCAACCTCGCCGACACCGAGTACCTCGCACGCGAGGTCGTCGCGCTGCGGCTGGCGATGAGCGACATGGCGTCGAAGGACTTCATCCGATCGGAGCTGCGCGCGATGCTCGACGAGCTCGACGCGCGCGAGCGGGCCGGCGAGGACGAGCATGCCGGGAGCTGA